TACAGTGTGTTGACTGATATCAGCTGAAGTGCTGGTTCTTTTAGGATCAGGATCTCCATATCTGTAAGGATCCACTGCCCAAGGAAGGGTTCGTGAGCGTTTTATTCCCTGCCTCGTAATATTACTAGATATTACGCTACTTGCGCCTTTTTCAGAAGTATGGTCTTCGTAAATTTTTGAGAGATGATTTTTTGACCGCTTTTCGCTCGAGAGCATTGATTTAGTTAACTTAGTATGCTCGATAGGGGATGAAGACCAAGGAATTGGTTTTTGGTCAATATCGTTTTCTAAAAGTAGATCATCATCAAAgtcattttcatcaatataGACGCCATTCGCTATTTCAGTGGAGTATTTACTACCCAAGCcagaattttcaaaaacggGCAGTGAGGGTTTCGAAACATCGAATCCCACGGTGTTATCAAGTTGTTTTAAGCTAGCAGCAGAACGACCTCTTTTGGCTGGTAGGGTTATTGGAGATGACGGAAGGTTATCAGACTGGCTAGAAAATGTTTGCTGATCATCATTAGTAGAGGAGCGAGAGGAATTGAAGTTTAAAGAAGCGGACGAAAAACCGCCCAATTTGTTCAAGGAGGGTTGATGCGATGACTCGTTTTGTGTATGAAGCAAGCTGCTTTTCTGCTGAGCTCTTTGAAACATGACGGGGATACGTTTCCTAAAAGAGTGactaaatttataaagaGATTGGCACGAAAACATTCATCGAATTACTTCAAGAAACTGGAAGGCGATCTGTACGCAGGTTGtctaaaaaaagaaaccgTAAACGAAATAGATCACccaaaattgtttgatcgaagaaaagcaacaagaaaacaatttcaGTTTGAATTTAAACAACAATCTGCTACTGACTTATGCGACCTCGACCTAACACCTATGATAAGCGGTCCAAGCACATAAGAGTTGGAAGTATCCCTTTGTTGATTGTATTAATTGGGATACCGGTTGAAGAAATTTGTCAATGTCGAGGAAACGGCTGTTGACAAGGAGGTACAGAAATGAAAGCGCTATactaataaaaatcaaatttacgGTGGTAGTGGACGAGACAAATGAAAGCGCGTATGTCAAGACGCGTCACGTCTGTCACCACCAGGCACGTGTTTTTTACTTCACAACTTTTgcacaaattttttatcattcaATACTGTAATTATCATAAAGTCCTTTTTACATTAGTCGTTCCTTAAGTATAACTTGCATAATTTGCTTTCGGGGCCTATGCAATGCAATGCAAATAAATTGACTTTTGTTATAATATGTTACAATCGAAGCAAATATTAACCCGTGTTTACAGTAagttattaattttataatatttgataaaacGCGTCTACGATACCATATCCTCGGAAGtctgtaaataataaatgctatcaattaataaattatatacTGTATGTAGACTAAAACAATCAATACTAAGtcgaaaattcaataatgAGCGACAAACGATTTAAATTCGTTGACCAACCAACTTTGGTAAAGATACACAAAAACATGCATCTTTAGGTAAGTATCGTGTTCTTCAGCAGTCCGTGTCAAACATCCCGTTTTAAAGAGACTTTAGAAGTGGAAAATAACATAAAAATACAAGGTTACGGTTATCACAAATACCTAGAGTCATAGGAGGGATAACTTCAACAGTAAGGATTGCCAATCGATTTGTACTACCgacaaatttaaaaggaaGAACAATtagattaataaaatttcaaaaaaaatgaaaatagcaaacaaagaaactagaaagaatgagaaaaaattaatagtaAACATTTATAActcaatataaaaaaaacagtataTTGGATTCAGCAGAAGTACTAAGGATAAGaaagattcaaaaaatgcaaatatCACAGAGCACATGTACTTTTGTAATTTCTAGTTAACCTTCTTTGCATTCTTAgccttttgctttttctcGTAAGGAGTTTCAGACTTGGGAGGCATGTAAGTTCCCAAAACGTGGTCCCAGAAGGTAAAGAAGGGCTGGCTAAAGTTCTTTTGGAAACCGTAAGGTTGGTGATGAAGGTCATGGTAACGAGCATTATTGGCAAAGAACATTTGAAGAGGGTCATAAGGGAATACGTATCCACAGTGATCATCAACAGTCTTCAAGGTAGAAAGGGTGAAGAAAATAACAGCTTGTTGAGGAGAAAGACCGGCGGCGAGATAAGCAACACCAGCGCCAAAAGTGTCCAAAATCAAACCTTCAAAGGGATGGTTGTAAAGGGCACCCATAGCATAGGGAACTTGGAGACGATGGTGATGGGCATGAATCATGTTGTAGAGCTTCTTGTTGTAGTGGAGGTAACGGTGCCAGAAGTATTGCCAGCTGTCAATGATGAAGAAAGCAAAGAAGTATTGGAATGCGGGAACAATAAAGTTATAAGCCAATTTAGGGGCAAAGGGAGCAACTTGTAACAAAGCAGGCAAATTCTTGCTGAAGAAAGCCTCGTAGCGTAACATTTGCTTAGCCTCGTCAATGGGTTCAGGATAGCCCTCGAACATGGCCAATGCGATTCCAACGACGACTTCGCAAAGTTGTTGGAAAAGCACGGCTTTAACAACAGCCATCTGAGGAACACGGTTGCGTCTGGCTATCTCCTCCGGAGGATGAATGCGATACTTCTCAAAGACAGGTAATTCAATGTAATGCAAAAATCCGAAGAAAGCAGAAGCAACCCAGTAAATGATGACAGGAGAAACCAAGGAAACGGTCACTGGGTTCCAGGTAGTTAACATTTCAACGGTGGTAACCATAGTGGCaagaaaaattcaaattcgAAAATATAGCAAAAAGTTAAGTGAAAGTGTAAGAAAAGAGAGAAGCTGATTAGTTATATATATGCGAATATATATCTATGTGTCTAGActgaagaaagaaaacagtTGGTACAATATATACAAATCACAAACGGCAAGAAATGTGATTTATAcaaacaattgaaaaacGATGAAACCAATAAGGAACCTTTTAAAACAACaagtaataaaaaggatattTAAACGAAACAAACCTCTTTATTTGTTcgattttcaataatttgtCTTTGGGAAAAACAAACTATCAAACACAACGATTGTGGCGGAGGTTCGGTGAGCTAGTTTGCGATGGTGACAATTTATATAATGCAAAGCAAAGTTTAAGGTACAAGCTTTGCGCGGCTGTCTTTGTCGATTTACCGATTTAAGCAGCGAGATGTagttaatttttaagaaaCGGAACTTTCGCCAACGAAAAAATCCGAAATTGATCAGTATGGaccaacaaaattaaattgataaattataTCGATCTGTCTCAAGGGAGAAGGGAAGGCGAGAACAAAAGTAATAACCGTCGGTGTTTTTAGACACAAATGGAATTACAGATAAATTAGAAACTTGCAAGTTTTCAAGTTTGAACACTAAAAGatgtcaaaaaattgagaCGTATTGTATTCGGCAATAACAAGACCTTGTTATTTTAACAACCAAAAACTAAGTGCCTACAATAATTTGCAATTGAAACTATTACAAGAAGGGATTAAAGATTAAGCTAGATTGCTTGACCCTAAAGTTGTGAAagactttttgaaaagtagaGGAATTGGATGTTTTTGAACTGCGGAATGCAGGTTAAAACTGcgatatatatattttgctGGTGTTCTTGAAAACAcgagatttttttacaaatcgTATCATCTCATTGTAGGCAAAATCtgatgttttttttttgctggTAACATGTGATGTAGCGGATCTAAACTACACTACACTATATTAGAGCGGGAAGCAAATATATCTCGCTATAATTGTTAGGGACTAAAAAATGTGGCTACAAGTCGTAGCATTCAACGGAAGCTTTTTGTTACTTTTTACTCCCTTTGATACtgggatttttttaaactatcGGAAGGGTTAAAGTTGTACATTCCGCTGAACACagatagtaaaaaaaatcgtttgacaaaaaaaaaaaaatttgttttccgttttttgtttggaaTCCGTCTAGGTCGTTAGtaatttaacaatttcaGCGAAAGACAGCAATTGAATGGGTTTTAATTTTCGGTACAAAGAGAATTGACTTTTTATGAAGCGACTACGAAGGACACTTGATATTGCtattttcaacaaaaaataacatAATGTCGATAATTAAACTACCACGGCTtgtaaatagaaaataGCACTGAAGCGACCTGTGAAATTGTCAGCGTGCTATTGCTAAACAATGATTCCGTGTAATTTTATATGATTGTGCTTTCATAACAGATGTGCATGCgtagaaagaaaagctaTAAACAATCAACATAGAATACCATTCACACTAGGAGTAGCATACCTTAAACTCATAGGATC
This region of Schizosaccharomyces pombe strain 972h- genome assembly, chromosome: II genomic DNA includes:
- the sur2 gene encoding sphingosine hydroxylase/sphingolipid delta-4 desaturase Sur2, whose amino-acid sequence is MVTTVEMLTTWNPVTVSLVSPVIIYWVASAFFGFLHYIELPVFEKYRIHPPEEIARRNRVPQMAVVKAVLFQQLCEVVVGIALAMFEGYPEPIDEAKQMLRYEAFFSKNLPALLQVAPFAPKLAYNFIVPAFQYFFAFFIIDSWQYFWHRYLHYNKKLYNMIHAHHHRLQVPYAMGALYNHPFEGLILDTFGAGVAYLAAGLSPQQAVIFFTLSTLKTVDDHCGYVFPYDPLQMFFANNARYHDLHHQPYGFQKNFSQPFFTFWDHVLGTYMPPKSETPYEKKQKAKNAKKVN